tcaGTTAAATTATTCTTCTGTTTCTGGTTTCTTTGACAAAGCATCATATAGATGATATGTATTTGAAGTTACTCACATGAGAATGCTGAGTTGCCAGTCGTATAGAAAAGCTTTAAATTGGGTACAAACAAACGACTCTTTAAATTGCTCcaccaaaaaataaatttataaaaaaacaagataGCCGTAAGATGATCGATCACTCGGGAGTCATTTTTTGGACGATAAGCCTTATACGAATGAATACTCAAATTTGTTACATGAAACACATCTTTTAGATGTCCATGCTCACTAAATAGTTATGTtaagcttttttaaagttcTGAAGGCttgtaaatatttgtaaGGGCATGtaaattcaacaaaaaagaacgaTTGTTTGAACACAACATCGTGCTGTAATCTAGACTGCAAAAACATCTTTAAAAAGGGGCATCAAAACCATCATGACTAACAAAAGATATGTCTAAAAGGGAATAATGGTCCCGTCATATCTATAAAAAGACCCGTTGTTTTCGGGTTTCAAATTGTCAACCACCTTAAGCATGGATGAAACGCTTTCTTCGGGTATGATAGTaaccttttttaagtaagTCAGCATCTCGGGAGATGTTtcagtaaattttttgatagcATCAGCATTCATATCAGTCTTTACTACTCCAGGATGAATGGAAATGAATGTGAAGTGTTCATCAGCTAGTTCGACACTAAGTTCCTTCATAGTGAAATTGATTGCTGCCTTGGACTGACCGTAGGCAGAGAATCCAGTAGCACGAAAGTCGCCCATTGAGCCGCATTCACTGGAAGTAAAGATAACCTGTCtggtttttttctttgtcaACAACGgataaaaagctttgaaCACATGGATAGGTCCTAAAACATTGGTTTGATAATGAGCATTCCAAACTTCTTCAGGTGCTTCCATAACTGTATAGTAAGATTGACAAATACCAGAGTTCAACCAAAGAACATCAATTCCATCGACCGCCTTCGCAACGCTTTGAGCAGCTTCATTGGCACTCTGCTGAGATGTGACATCTAATTCAACAGTTTTAACATTAGGATGAGATTTGCTCCATTCTTGTAATTCAGTAGCAGCTTCGGGTTTGCGAGCACTCGCAAACACAGTCGTTCCTTCTCTACTGCTTAACTCTTTGACAAGAGAGAGTCCAATACCACGATTTCCTCCTGCAATAAAGTAAACTTTGTTGGTAGTAGCCATCTTTATAGTACAATCTCAAAGTCGTTTCTCAATTAGTTTTTGGTTAATAGTAACTGACACTTCCTTGGTGTTTTGCTGTACTTTTATTGATAAGGAGTGTTTGTTCGCTATTTCGTTTACGTGTGAAGAGCTGTGACATTTTGCACACGTTTGATTTTCTCAACCAAAAGCGTCAAATTTCATTCTACAAAATTCTATCGGTATTTGCTGCTTGATATTAACAGTCTTTTTATATGGGACTTgcataaaataaaaaaagtagaagCCGTgttaattaatgaaatcgaaaattttgattgtAGAGCGTAGTAaaggatgaaaaaattttaagaaCTACTTTTCCtcgtttttgaaatcttcCGGTAGAAAGAACTTGTCAgattataataaaacaacTACAGAATCTATCTCATACATACATCGAAGCTGCAATTTTTTCTCAGGTTACTGGTTCACCTCTTAGGTCAATTTGCTCTACCAATTTAAACCCTCTGTaagataatatttttgttgagGAGAAAGAGAGAATCGTATATAGAGTGTCTTAGTAAGATTATATGACATGAAGTTTTACAGCATCTCAAGATTAGGCTTCTTTACGACTATATGACCAATACAAAATGGATGGAAATTTgcgaataaaaaaattcgcaAAGTTTACCTTATGGAATTAATATTTACCTGTTTACTCATTTGAAAGGAGCTTAGACCCTTAAGTTCCCCTTTAGCAATTCCTGAACTCATGGAAATGCTAGTTAAACTTTGAGCAAACCATTTATTCAATCCTTTCTCCCTTTTTACTACAGGAAAAGACACAGattcaaatgtttttgaaatctccAACGCATCcgtattttatttaacgtATATTAAGCGTTCCTTAAACATGCTTAAAATTAAGCGCTAGAGTTTCcgacatttttttttctgctaACAGTACTTTCGTACTTGTTCAATTGAAAGGTTTTTGCGCATTGCATTTATGAAGGTTCCTGCGTATTGGAAGCCGCGAGaaccaaaaaatgctttgaCATGTGATCCACCTGTTCCTTATGACTTGCAGTCATCTTACCAATGGCAATCCATTTTGGAGCACGATACCTGCTATGCAGCTGAGGTATTTGACAAAATGATGATAGAATTAGTCTATCATCCAGAGCGGACAAGCAGTGTTATCATGCGAACAGACATAATTCTTGATTCTCAAGAGGATGATTCAATTCTAAACAAGCAGAAATCAGTTTTCGAAAATCTTGACGAAAGGTACCAAATTTCAAGGTGGATCGATCGTCGAATTATTCCTCGTAATACTAATTTGGATGCGACAATGGACCAAACGGTTGTTGTGCTACATGAGAAGCTTGAAAATGATCGTATATTAATGTACTTACCTCACCTGGACAAAAGTTTGGAACAGCCCTATAATCATCTTCCATACTATCATCCCGCAGTAGCTGGAATTGCTTTTCATTACAAAGGATCAAGTGTTGAGGTTTTATATTTAGTAGAAAAGGATTTTCAAAGGGAATTGTCTTCCCGTTTATTGCGAACAGCTCATATGCTTTTACTTGTTTTACACAAGCATTGCAAGGGGGCAGTGGAAGGGTACCAAAAACGCATGCTTCACGACACTGTTGTGGAAAGAAACAAGTTTCAAGATACCTATGTTATTCTGAAAGATAAATACGCCAAGCAACTTGTTGACAATTGGGTAGAAAAAACGGATCCTGGTAAACACGTTTTCGAAGATTTGGCTATTGCAGCATTTCTTATAGAATTGTGGAAACAAACTTATTCATcaaacaaagaatttaGTTTTGTTGATGTTGGTTGCGGAAATGGTTTACTTGTTTATCTGTTGTTAATGGAGGGCTATAATGGATATGGCTTCGACgctagaaaaagaaaatcatgGGAGACATATCCCCTTTGGGTTCAAGTAAAGTTATACGAAAAAGTTCTTGTACCCTATTTTCTGCatgattttgaaacaaaGATTCCATTTCCTCAGCTGCCTGCCGGTTTCACTATGTCCGCTGCAAACATTCATGACGGTCGATTTTCTGAAAACTCATTCCTTATCGGAAACCATGCGGATGAATTGACTCCTTATCTTCCCATTTTAGCAAGATTAAATCAGAAATGCTATTTCATGTCGATTCCTTGTTGCGTTCATGATCTGACAGGTGCTAAAATTTCCTGGGCATTACCGAAACCTCGAAATCCCAAACATGGAGGAAGATACGCCATGTACATTGAATGGCTCATGCAGCTGTCAGAGGAGGTAGGTTGGAATATCGAGGTTGAACCACTACGCATTCCTAGCACCAGAAATTACGCTCTTATAGGTAGAAAATTACTATCGAATGATCTGCTGCACTCCAGTTTAAGCACCGATGCTTTGTACGACATcgtagaaaaaaatcatggCTCACAAGGGTTTTTTGTCCATGCTATGCAAGTTGCAGCGGCTAATTCTCGGTCTCATtagttcaaaaaatttccatttttttaatatatagAATTCTGCCATACGGACAAAGTTCGATAGTTGCCCTTGATTCGCTTACTCAACtttaaatgctttaaaGTTCGTTAGTTGAGTGACTGCTTTTTAGATGTTTATAGTCCCAAATGATGGCTTGTTTTTCTTACTACTAACACCATCCTCTGAAATTGATATAGTTCGTGTGCTGGTAATCTCTTACTGGCCGTTCGATGACTATCGGTTATTGGATTCGGTGAAGATGGAACAGCCATTGTATCTGCCAAGCTTACGGATTTCCGGATGAGGAACTTGGTTCGTAAAAATGGCAAAATTGTTTGTTCTCTTATCGATCAAGATTTAATGGTTAATAAAATGCTTTCATGTTtacaagaaaataaaactatATGTGATTGGTTCATAAACGCGTTTGTAATGTAGATGGTTGTCAATATGTTTTTGATTAGCGTAAAACCTATCAATTGTTGTAACGTAAACTGTTGATTTTGGGTCTACTAATAAGTGACATAGaagaatttaattattttcaacGAACTTTGCTACTGTTTGTTGAATCCACGACTATAAATCACCTTCCATCATAAATGTTCCCTCTACTAAGCagtaattcattttttaaacggGAAGTCAAGCTGAAAAATATCACTAAAATAAGGAGTATGcatatttcaaatatttgaCAATTGCCAAGTTCAATGAGTAAgtactttttcttaaataGCCAACTCTTACATGTCAAAAATGGAAGCCTTGAAATGCAAGGccagaaaaataattacgTTTTAAAGCCCAATTCTACTAAATGATTGCTAATACAGTAGAATATACTTAAACGAAAAGATTCTGAAATTCCATCATTGACTCATACTCTATATACACAATTAATTACCAGCCTATTAACTTTAGTTTTTAGCTCATCAACTTCAACATTACtaattattctttatttaaatttaatgtaAACGGTCGATTACTCAAACCAATTTAATACTATTCTTTGTCTATTTGcctaaatattttatacatGTCACGTTTTTGATCACCACCATTCTAAACCCATACTATACTTGACTCTACAGAATGCTGTCAAAACGGGGATTAAATCCCGTTCAAGCGGAGAgcagaaagaagaaaaaaagagaacaAATTAAAGTGCGAGAAGAAAGAGCAAAACGCCATGAAGAACGACTGTCGCATAGGAATATGAGCCAAATGGAACGCCAATTATCAGAGCTGACACAATTAGAATCTTCGCAAGCTTTAAATGCACATGACAAGCAattattacaaaatttGCAAAGAGATATGGCAattatgaagaagaaaaacattCATGGACATAGAGTTGGGCGTGTTGAGTCAGACAAGACTAAGGAGGCAGAACGTCAACATAAACCTAGAAAGCCTTTTATCCCTAAAAACCCAAAACGAAGTATATATTATGATCCAATATTTAATCCTTACGGAGTTCCGCCGCCAGGAATGCCTTATCGTGAGAAGGAAGAACTAAGTTCAGAAACAGATGAATCCGTTATTGATATACCTTTACCTTCTGAAGAATATCCTTTTGAGGATCCAAAGCCAagggaaaagaaaaataagagCTTTAAGCCAAAGCACCACAAAAAGCAAGACATAAATGCAAGTTCAGCACAACCAAAATCCACTACTACGACAGAAGCTGCTGCAAATACGAAGGACATTGAAGAGGAAACTATGATTGAGTACTCAGCTCAGCCGGTAGTCAGAGATTTACGACAAGAAGCTGCTCAATTTTTACCTGCTGCGTTTCAACGACAAAAACTAGCCAAGGGGCAGAAAATTGGACAGCCAGACAGGGATGTATCGAGCCAAGTTCAGGAAGACAAGGATGAAGAAATAGATAATTTCTACAAAGAAATTGGCGGATATCTATAAAAAAGTCGTTAAAATTATGGAGATTGGAAGTAAGGATTACCAAATGGGTGTAGACGGAATTTTTAGTTAATAAACATgcatattaatttatatataatatcTGTTTACTAGGttcaattttaaaggaGCTTGATTGCATCTCTGtacttgtttttttgttttattcaattatgAGTGAGCTTTCATAAGTTAATTCAAAGGCTTATTATTATGATGCGGtcaataatttcaaatttttgatgtccaaaaaaaacaaaggagATTTTGTTTCTGTGTTATTGCatgatatttattaatgttttcTTGGTTCAATAATTCCTTATTATAGTCACTTTTACACTGCTTGAGCGAAAGgggatttcaaaaaaacaCCTTATATTCATCTTTCCGTGATTATTTCAAGTTGACTGTTTTTTGTGAATTTGTCTTTTGCTAAATTATGATTGTTACACTTAGTCCTACACTGTTCATTACGAATCAGATtaccaaaaagaaagaagtaCATGACTAATTACTTggattaattttattttattttcatatgtATTTAGACGCCATGACAGTATTTACATGCGTAAACCAACGAATTCgtttatcaaataaaaatatcataaaggaaacctttaaaaatcGAAATACACATGCTTAAGTTAAAATTTGCACAATGAGAGATGAGGGAGTACTTATCTATCTTTTGCTTGCTTTTCTTGGGTTCATAATCTTTGGTTTTCGCTATAAATGCTGTATGAGACTAGGAAGCTTTTGCAGTCAATCAttctattatttataaaaacaaataagttatttattgattaaaaactcgtgatacttttttttgctataaaatgatttatttacatataATTACAAGGCACTCGCACGACCTCGTTATGTGCGAGGAGCCATGAAATTGAATCCattgatattaaa
Above is a genomic segment from Schizosaccharomyces pombe strain 972h- genome assembly, chromosome: III containing:
- a CDS encoding dehydrogenase, whose product is MATTNKVYFIAGGNRGIGLSLVKELSSREGTTVFASARKPEAATELQEWSKSHPNVKTVELDVTSQQSANEAAQSVAKAVDGIDVLWLNSGICQSYYTVMEAPEEVWNAHYQTNVLGPIHVFKAFYPLLTKKKTRQVIFTSSECGSMGDFRATGFSAYGQSKAAINFTMKELSVELADEHFTFISIHPGVVKTDMNADAIKKFTETSPEMLTYLKKVTIIPEESVSSMLKVVDNLKPENNGSFYRYDGTIIPF
- the trm44 gene encoding tRNA (uracil-O(2)-)-methyltransferase, which codes for MKVPAYWKPREPKNALTCDPPVPYDLQSSYQWQSILEHDTCYAAEVFDKMMIELVYHPERTSSVIMRTDIILDSQEDDSILNKQKSVFENLDERYQISRWIDRRIIPRNTNLDATMDQTVVVLHEKLENDRILMYLPHLDKSLEQPYNHLPYYHPAVAGIAFHYKGSSVEVLYLVEKDFQRELSSRLLRTAHMLLLVLHKHCKGAVEGYQKRMLHDTVVERNKFQDTYVILKDKYAKQLVDNWVEKTDPGKHVFEDLAIAAFLIELWKQTYSSNKEFSFVDVGCGNGLLVYLLLMEGYNGYGFDARKRKSWETYPLWVQVKLYEKVLVPYFLHDFETKIPFPQLPAGFTMSAANIHDGRFSENSFLIGNHADELTPYLPILARLNQKCYFMSIPCCVHDLTGAKISWALPKPRNPKHGGRYAMYIEWLMQLSEEVGWNIEVEPLRIPSTRNYALIGRKLLSNDLLHSSLSTDALYDIVEKNHGSQGFFVHAMQVAAANSRSH
- the saf1 gene encoding splicing-associated factor Saf1 gives rise to the protein MLSKRGLNPVQAESRKKKKREQIKVREERAKRHEERLSHRNMSQMERQLSELTQLESSQALNAHDKQLLQNLQRDMAIMKKKNIHGHRVGRVESDKTKEAERQHKPRKPFIPKNPKRSIYYDPIFNPYGVPPPGMPYREKEELSSETDESVIDIPLPSEEYPFEDPKPREKKNKSFKPKHHKKQDINASSAQPKSTTTTEAAANTKDIEEETMIEYSAQPVVRDLRQEAAQFLPAAFQRQKLAKGQKIGQPDRDVSSQVQEDKDEEIDNFYKEIGGYL